A window of Tepidisphaeraceae bacterium genomic DNA:
GCCAACGGCGCCGCGATCAGCGTCTGGTCGAGCGACGTGATGACCGGCCCCGCCGCCCGCATCAGCCTCGAGATCTACGGCATCGACCGCCGCTACGAGATCGGCCTGAAGACCATGAAGTGCTGGGAAAAGTCCGGCTGCAGCGAGATCCCCCACGAGGGCAGCGCCTACTTCCGCGAAAACGAAGCCTTCATCCAAGCCGTCCGCACCGGCGACCCCTCCGGCCTGCTCGCCACCTACGAGACCTCGCTGGTCACGCATCGGGTGACGATGGCGGTGGAACGGTCTATTCGGTCGGGGAAGATGGAGACGGTGTAGACTCGCGCCCCAACCCCCGCGGGGTTCAACAGAACTTGATGTTGTACGGGTTCAGGTCGTACAAATAGATGCCTGCTAAATCGATCAAATCGTGGTGGATCGCCATTACCTCGTCGGTCCGCTCCCCGAACCGCTCGCGAACCAGATCCTCCAGCGAATTTCCCTCGTCGAAAACGCACCCCGGATCCACATCCAAGTGCGCCGAGGCAAAGTCGACGATGAATGGCGGCGCCACGTAAGTCATCTCGAGGACCAGTTTCCTGTCGTCAAAATCTTCCAGATTCGGTATGCTGAAACCCGCGAGTTGGTGAATGCCTAGCGATCCGAGCCGCAGGTAGGCTCTCAGTTCCCGAGCGTACGAGTGCGAGAAATGATGAACTTTGGCGGCAGTCAGGTTCGATGTTAGAAAAACGTCGCCGTCCTTGCCGTCGCCGACGAGCAGGGGACTTAGGTCCATGCCCCGTTCGGCAACGTATGCAGACGCCAGTGTCCATGATTTAGAGGAAGCCATGAAACCCCGTCAATTTGAACGCCCGTCGTCGGCGGGGTACTCGCCGAATACTGCGATCGATCTGCTGGTCGGTGACCTTGTGCTGCCGGCGGCCGAGGTCGGCGGCGGACGCATTAAGCTTCGCGATCCGATCTCCTTCGACGCAAGCGCCGGGATCATTCGCCTCCAGATCGGCGACGAGGAGATACTCACGAGAGTCAGACTGCCCGATAAGCTCACGGCTACAAGTTCGTACCAGCGAATCGAGATCGTGCGATCCCCGTCATCCACGACCGCCTCCGTCTAACCGTGCTTGCGAAGGTTTGGCCCGCGGGATGGGTTACTGCCCAGACGCGTCGTGCTGGTCGCCGTTCCGGCTGGCGTTCAACTTCCGGTTCAACTGTTGAAACACCACCTGAGCATGTCGCACGGTGGCCCCCTGTTCGCGCAACACCACCGTTTGCGCCCGCCGCCCCATCTTCTGCGCTTCGCCAGGGGTGCCTAGCAGCACGGCGACGGTTTCGCTCAGCGCGTTTGCGTCGGAAACCTCCATGATCGCGTCGGCGGCTTTGAACTTGCGGACGGCGTCGGCGAAGTTGTGCGTGTAGGGGCCGACGATGATCGGACGGCCCAGCGCCGCGGGTTCGATCATGTCGCTGCCGTGCTGGCTGGGGCCGAGGTTCACCAGCGACCGACCGACGAACACGACGTCGGCGATGCTGTAGAACTGCCGCAGTTCGCCCATCGTGTCGCCGAGGACGACGGGTGGGATCACGGGGTCGCGCGGGACGATTGGGTCGCTGCGCATCACTAGCGTGAACTTCATGTCCTCGATCAAATCGGCGACCTCGTCGAAGCGTTCGGGCTTACGCGGGACGATGACCAGGCGCAGGCGCGGCAGCTTGCGCAGCAGGCCGCGGTAGACGTTGAGGATCATCTCCTCCTCACCCGGCCCCGTGCTGCCGCAGACCCAGATCGGCTCGCGCCCGGGCGACAGGCCGACCGACTCGGCGATTTCCCGGGCGCCGGAGAGCACGTCAGCAATCTGGGCGGTGTCGAACTTCATCGTACCCAGCACTTTCACCCGGTCGGCGGGCACGCCGCAATCAAGGAAGCGTTGCGCGTACTCCTCATCCTGCGCGCACGCGACGGCCAACCGTTGGAACATCGCCCGTGTGACCAAGCCGCCCCTGCGGTAGTTGCGATAGCTCTTGGTGGTTAACCGGCCATTGGCGAGCACCACGGGAATGCCGCGATGCTCGCACGAGCGCAGGAAATTGGGCCACAGTTCCAGTTCCATCAGCACGACCACGTCGGGCCGGATGGCGTCCAGCGCCCGCTCGACGGCGCCGCTGAAGTCGACCGGGTAGCGCACGACGGTGACGTTCGGCACGCTCTCGTACAGTTGAAAGCCGCGGTCTCGGCCGGTCTCGGTGGTGACGCTGACGACGACCTGCAGGTCGGGCCGGGCGTTGATCAGCAGCCGCACGAGCGCCGGCGTCGCGTTGATCTCGCCGACGCTGACGGAGTGGATCATCACCACCGGCCCCCCTTCCGGCGTCTCCGGCACGCGGCCGCCGCGCAGGCGCAGCGCGCCCAGCACCTTTCGGCGCGACTTCTCGCGCAACAACCAAACCGGTGAGGACGCAGCCAGACCCAAGGCGTAAGCGAGATCGTAACCGTTCATCGGGCCGGCATCTTACCAGTTCACGCATCTCGGTGCGCAGCGGCACCGGCTCACCGCACAGGCTGCGGTTATCGGACACGCAGGCGAACGCTTCGCAACTGTGACGAACGGCGCGCCTTCTTGCGTTCCACGGTCGGCTGTTTACATTGGTCCGTTGCCGGGACCGCTGACCCACACAGCGATCCGACGGTCAAGTCAAAAGGGACGCCCCCCATTTGTTCGGGGGCTTAAGAGGGTAGTGCCACATGAAGTACCGTAACCCGCGCCGTACGCGCAACCGTTCTCTCGCAACGCGACCGATGTGCGAGCAGTTGGAAGAGCGGCGACTGCTCGCCGCCACCACGCTGACCAACGGCACCGGCGATGGCGGCATCTCGGTGCGCGTCGACTCGTTCGGGCACTACGGCAGCGCGTCCGGCGTCGGTGGCAACCTCAACTTCGATCCCCCCGGCGCCGCCTCCTCGCGCGGCACGACCTATCACTCGGCCGTCTACTTCTCGCCGCTCGGCGAGTACCTCGGTGAATCGGGCCTCGGCAACGAGGCCGGCGTCGCGTTCACCAGCACCTCGGCGACCACCGCGGTCAGCTCGTTCAGCGTCGCCAGCTACGACATCACGCTCACCCAGACCGTCAGCGCGCGTGGGCCGGCCAGCACGACGTTGAGGCAGACCTACGCGATCACGAACCGAACCGGATCCGGCCAGACGTTCAGCATGTCGCGCCACGTCGATGGTGACCTCACCTACGTCGGCTCGTTCGGCAACGACTTCGCCGGCGTGTCGGTCGATGGGCGCTTCGTCTACGAGTTCGACACCGCGTCGAACCCCAACGAGGCCAGCGCCTACTTCGGCATTAGCTCCGAGGGCGACGGGCAACACGTGGGGTACGCCATCCAGCCGTTCCCCTACTATGACGATATCGACCTGGCCAACGGCATCCCGGCCGACCAGTTGAACGTCATCTTCAGCGATGCGGATGGCAACCGGATCACCGACGTGGGCTCCGACATCACGGTCTCGCTGCAGGACCTGTTCACCGTCGCCAACAATGCCACGGTGACGTACACCACCGTCACCACCTTCGGCAGTGGCTCGCCGGCGGACCTGGTCAATCCCGGCATCTTCACGGTGGAGCAGCCGACCTACACGGTGGCCGAAGGTGTGGGCACGTTCGCCGTCAACATCAGCCGCACGAGTGGCGCGGCCGGCGCTGTCACGGTGGACTACGTGTTGACCGGCGTCTCGGCAACGGCTGGCACCGACTTCACGGTGGCCACGGGCACGCTGAACTTCGCCGACCTCGAGCGCACCGGTACGTTCAACATCACGATAACCGACGACGCGATCGTCGACCCCAACGAGTACTTCCGCATCGTACTGAGCAATGCGACCGGTGGCGCCCAGGTCAGCCCGACCGCCGGCACCGCCAACGTCTTCATCACCGACAACGACGCGACGCTGCAACTGGCCGCGCCCACCTACGAGCTGCGCGAGGACGGCGGGGCCGTGTCGGTGATCGTGACGCGCCTCGGCGACACGTCGGGCCCTGCCACCGTGAACTACGCGACCGCTGACGGCACTGCCACGGCCGGCGCCGACTACACCGCCGCCAACGGCACGCTGACGTTCGCCGCCGGCGAGGCCAGCCAGACGATCTCGATCCCGGTGACGCTCGACACGCTGCCGCTCGAGAATACGGAGACGTTCACGCTCACCTTGTCGGGCGTCACCGGCACCAACACGCGTCCCGGCACCCCGATGGTGGCCACCGTCAGCCTGACGAACCTCGACACGATCGCTCCGACCGCCACGGTTGACGTGCAGAGCAGCCGGCGGCGCATTACTTCGCTCACGGTCACCTTCAGTGAAACGATGGCCGCCGCCAGCCAGATCGATCCGCGCGGGTACACGATCTGGTACCGTGGCATCGACGGCCGGAACGGCCGGGGCCCGGATGGCTCGTTCAAGATCAAGTCCGTCACCTACGACGCCGCCACCAACACCGCCACGATCGTGCCTGCCAGGCCGTTGGCGTTCAACCGGGTTTACCAGCTGTCGAGCAACTCGCCGTTCCTGGCCGACCCCACCGGCAATCTGCTTGACGGCAACGCCGACGGCACCGGTGGCGACAACAGCAACTTCTTCTTCGGGCGCGGCACGCGCCTCAGCTACGTCGATCGCGATGGCGACCGAGTGACGGTTCAGGTGCGCAACGGCGGCGTCATCCAGTTGCTGCGCGACTGGGATGGCGAGGCACAGTCCGTCTCGCTGGTGGAAGACTCGGGCACCAGTCAGGTTTCGGGCCTGGTGAAGAAGACGCGCATCAGCCGCGGCGTCTTCAGCGCCGGCACCACGAGCCTCGACTTCACCGGCCGGGCCAGCGCCAACGCGTTCAACACGACGACGTTCATCCAGCCCGCATAAGGGCAGTTCGTCGCTCTTCTAAGCGTCGATATTTCCAGCGTGGCAAGCAGGGGCGACATCAACTGTCGCCCCTTTTTTGCGCGTCCCGAACTGCGAACGAGGCGACACAAGTGTCCCCCTGATCACCGAACCCCATTTGCTCCCCTTTCACGTAGGCGGGCTCATCGTTACCGTGGCGACGATGTTGAACTTCCTCTGTGCCGTTCCAATTCTGCTGATTACCGCCCCGGCGCTGGCACAGGACGTCGGGACCGCCGCGATGACCCGCCCCACCTTCGAGCCGGCCCCGGCGACGACGCAACCCGCGGCGACCACACCCACCTCGACCATGGCGGCCGACTCCACCTCGCCGGCAACGCACACCGGCTTCGTCGAGTTCCTCTCCAACCGGCTGGCGGCGTACGAGCCGATCTACTTCATCGGTGGGCCCGAACGCCCCAACGTCAAGTTCCAGTTCAGCCTGCGCTACCAGGTCATCAACGACGACGGCCCGCTCGCCAAGGCGTTCCCGCCCATCAAGGGCCTGAACTTCGCCTACTCGCAGACGTCGTTCTGGGACCTGCAAGGCGAAAGCAGCCCGTTCCTCGACACCAGCTACCGCCCGGAGGTGCTGCTGCACTACGACGAGATCGTCGATCCCGACAAGCTCAAGCTCTTCTCCCGCATCGGCCTGCAGGCCGGCCTTCAGCACGAGTCGAACGGCCAGGAAGGTCTCGAGTCGCGCAGCGTCAACTACGCCTACATCCGCCCGATGTTCACGATCGGCGACCGCGAGGACGGCGGGTTCTTCATCACCCTCGCGCCGCGCGCCCAGATCTACATCGGCGACCTCTCCGAGAACCCCGACATCCGCAAGTACCGCGGCTACGGTGACCTTCGCCTCATCGTCGGCCAAAGCGGTGGACTTCAGGCCGCGCTCATCGGCCGGCTCGGCAACGACTGGGAGAACGGCAGCATCCAGCTCGACCTGTCGTATCCGCTGCGCAAGCTGCTGTACGGCAACGTCGACCTCTACCTGCACCTGCAGGCCTTCAACGGCTACGGTGAATCGCTGATCGATTACGACGAGAGCGACACCGTCGTCCGCGCGGGCGTGTCGCTGGTGCGGTGAGCTGATGTGTCGTGCGCCAGCAGGGTGTTGTGAACGTTCCAAGCCACGGTGGGCGATTTGGGTGGCACGGGTGGTACTCCAACCGTGCCACCCAAACCCCGGTGGACGACCAAAAGTCTAAAACACCCTCTAGCGCGGGTTATGCACTTTCGGGGTCAGAAACGCAGGCGTGACGGTGCTGGGTGCCACGGTTTGGTACGCCAAGCCGTGTTTTGCGTTTACCAGCACGGCTTGGCGTACCAAACCGTGGCACCCAAGCCAGTTTCTGAACGGGAACGTGCATAACACGCTTTTAGCGTTGTCCCGCGCCCCCGCGACTCCTTCTGTCGCGCCGATTCGCGCCGCCTCAACCTATGCTCGCGCGCCCTGCCGATAATACCGCCGTTCTCGAACGGATAGCGCGGTTCCGCCCCGCCGCGATCCCCAATCGGGTCGATTTGAACCCCGTTTCATGCATGCGATTCCACTTTACATGCATGCAATTTCAAAATGCATGCATGCAATCGGCGTTTCATGCATGCAACTCCAAATCGCATGCATGCATTTTCGAGCCACATGCAGCAGACTCCCGATTGCATGCATGTTATCCGGACTTTGATGCATGCGTTTTCCGATCGCATGCATGCGATCGCCCCGTCGATTTGCTCGTCCCGCGTTTCCACGCATCCACTCGACGGCCAGCCCCGCCCGCCTTGCCCAACCCTTCCCTGTGGTGTACCGGGGACGGTGAGTCGGCCATAGAATGCGCCCGTGAACTTCCCAAAGACCATCAACCTGATCGAACAGGGCCTGTCCGACCGCCTGCACGTCGGCGGGCAGCTGTTCATCTCGCGCGACAACGAAACCCTGATCGACCACGCCACCGGCATCGCGCGGGATGGCGTGCCGATGACGCCCGACCATCTGCATATCTGGATGAGCTGCACGAAGCCCGTCGCCGCCGTCGCGATTGGGCAGCTGTGGGAACGGGGCCAGCTTGGTCTCGACGACACGGTGGCTGCCCACATCCCTGAGTTTGGCGACAAGGGCAAGAAGACGGTCACCCTTCGCCATCTGCTGACGCACACCGGTGGCTTTCGGGCGGTGGCGAACAGTTGGAAGCCGGCGCCGGCCGAGCAGTTCCTATCCGACATCTACGCCGCCCGGCTCGAACCCGGTTGGACGCCGGGCAAGAAGGCCGGTTATCACGTCGCCAGCAGTTGGTACGTGCTGGGCGAGATCGTGAGGCGGATCAGTGGCAGGCCGTTCGAACAATACGTGCGCGACGAGATTTTCGGTCCCTTGAACATGCCCGACTGCTGGATCGGCATGCCGCCGGACACCTACGACGCCTACGGCGACCGCATCGCGCTGATGTACACGACCGACACGAGCGACCCGATGCCCCACCCGCTCTGGAGCCTGAAGGACAACGCCACGATGTGCCGCCCGGCTGCCAACGGGTACGGGCCGGCGAGGCAGTTCGCGCGGTTCTATCAAGCGCTGCTGAACAAGGGCACGCTCGACGGCACGCGCCTGCTGCAACCTCAGACGGTCGAGGCGCTAATCGCCCGCCATCGCACGGGCATGTATGACCACACGTTCCGCCACAACATCGACTGGTGCCTGGGCTTCATCCCCAACAACAACATCTACGGCTGGGAGACGCTGCCCTACGGTTATGGCCCCCACGCCGGCGCCCGCGCGTTCGGCCACGGTGGCCACCAGACCAGCGTCGGCATGGCCGACCCGGACAACGGCCTGGCGATCGTCCTGATCTTCAACGGCGCCCCCGGCGACGCCCGCCACAACGCCCGCATCCGCGCGACGATGGGCGCGATCTACGAAGACCTCGGCCTGGCGCCAGACGCGGTGACGGACGCACGATCACCGGCGTGAACGACCTCCATGCGCCTCAACGTCATCCTGAGAGGGTGTTTATTAAGTTTGGTCCCCTCTTCCGGTACTCCGGGAGAGGGTTAGGGTGAGGGTGATTTCGATCGACGGAAATCGTCAGCAGTTCGAAAGCACCCTCACCTAGCCTCTCCCGGAGTACCAGGAGAGGGACCGGAGCGAGCTCGCCGCGCGTAATAAACACCCTCTGAGGTACCCCGAAGGATCTCCCCCCCTATTACGTCTCGAAGAGATCCATCGGAGTACCTCAGGATGACGAGCTAGAGCAGTCCAGGCGCGTTGGACTTTCCGCGCAACGTTCCGCGCCGACGCGATCAACACGAAGAGAACGCTAAGGTCACGAACGGCAACGCGAAGGAGCGTGATAAAGTCAGCGAAGGTTTACCGCGGCGGTTTGGGTAAGGCGAAACACGATTTCGTGCACCATTATGCACCATTTTGCACCATCCGGTGTTAACGGGTACGGCCCGGTCCGTTCTCCGTTCGTCATGCGTTCAGTTGTCAAAGAACATGCTATCCATCTCTACGCCCGCGCTGCGCGATTGACGCGCAAAGCGCGCAACGACCGTCGCGCCGCGGCGTGTGAAGTGGTGATACACGTTCCTAGAGCAACGGGCGTACTCCTCGTAGCGGCTTGTCCTCTGGGTGCCACGGTTTGGTACTCCAAGCCGTGTCGGCTGCGTCTACCCAGCACGGCTTGGAGTACCAAACCGTGGCACCCAAACGCTACGGCAAGGTGCCCCCTGGGCTAGTAACCGTA
This region includes:
- a CDS encoding 3-deoxy-D-manno-octulosonic acid transferase — protein: MNGYDLAYALGLAASSPVWLLREKSRRKVLGALRLRGGRVPETPEGGPVVMIHSVSVGEINATPALVRLLINARPDLQVVVSVTTETGRDRGFQLYESVPNVTVVRYPVDFSGAVERALDAIRPDVVVLMELELWPNFLRSCEHRGIPVVLANGRLTTKSYRNYRRGGLVTRAMFQRLAVACAQDEEYAQRFLDCGVPADRVKVLGTMKFDTAQIADVLSGAREIAESVGLSPGREPIWVCGSTGPGEEEMILNVYRGLLRKLPRLRLVIVPRKPERFDEVADLIEDMKFTLVMRSDPIVPRDPVIPPVVLGDTMGELRQFYSIADVVFVGRSLVNLGPSQHGSDMIEPAALGRPIIVGPYTHNFADAVRKFKAADAIMEVSDANALSETVAVLLGTPGEAQKMGRRAQTVVLREQGATVRHAQVVFQQLNRKLNASRNGDQHDASGQ
- a CDS encoding phospholipase A yields the protein MLNFLCAVPILLITAPALAQDVGTAAMTRPTFEPAPATTQPAATTPTSTMAADSTSPATHTGFVEFLSNRLAAYEPIYFIGGPERPNVKFQFSLRYQVINDDGPLAKAFPPIKGLNFAYSQTSFWDLQGESSPFLDTSYRPEVLLHYDEIVDPDKLKLFSRIGLQAGLQHESNGQEGLESRSVNYAYIRPMFTIGDREDGGFFITLAPRAQIYIGDLSENPDIRKYRGYGDLRLIVGQSGGLQAALIGRLGNDWENGSIQLDLSYPLRKLLYGNVDLYLHLQAFNGYGESLIDYDESDTVVRAGVSLVR
- a CDS encoding Calx-beta domain-containing protein; its protein translation is MKYRNPRRTRNRSLATRPMCEQLEERRLLAATTLTNGTGDGGISVRVDSFGHYGSASGVGGNLNFDPPGAASSRGTTYHSAVYFSPLGEYLGESGLGNEAGVAFTSTSATTAVSSFSVASYDITLTQTVSARGPASTTLRQTYAITNRTGSGQTFSMSRHVDGDLTYVGSFGNDFAGVSVDGRFVYEFDTASNPNEASAYFGISSEGDGQHVGYAIQPFPYYDDIDLANGIPADQLNVIFSDADGNRITDVGSDITVSLQDLFTVANNATVTYTTVTTFGSGSPADLVNPGIFTVEQPTYTVAEGVGTFAVNISRTSGAAGAVTVDYVLTGVSATAGTDFTVATGTLNFADLERTGTFNITITDDAIVDPNEYFRIVLSNATGGAQVSPTAGTANVFITDNDATLQLAAPTYELREDGGAVSVIVTRLGDTSGPATVNYATADGTATAGADYTAANGTLTFAAGEASQTISIPVTLDTLPLENTETFTLTLSGVTGTNTRPGTPMVATVSLTNLDTIAPTATVDVQSSRRRITSLTVTFSETMAAASQIDPRGYTIWYRGIDGRNGRGPDGSFKIKSVTYDAATNTATIVPARPLAFNRVYQLSSNSPFLADPTGNLLDGNADGTGGDNSNFFFGRGTRLSYVDRDGDRVTVQVRNGGVIQLLRDWDGEAQSVSLVEDSGTSQVSGLVKKTRISRGVFSAGTTSLDFTGRASANAFNTTTFIQPA
- a CDS encoding serine hydrolase domain-containing protein; its protein translation is MNFPKTINLIEQGLSDRLHVGGQLFISRDNETLIDHATGIARDGVPMTPDHLHIWMSCTKPVAAVAIGQLWERGQLGLDDTVAAHIPEFGDKGKKTVTLRHLLTHTGGFRAVANSWKPAPAEQFLSDIYAARLEPGWTPGKKAGYHVASSWYVLGEIVRRISGRPFEQYVRDEIFGPLNMPDCWIGMPPDTYDAYGDRIALMYTTDTSDPMPHPLWSLKDNATMCRPAANGYGPARQFARFYQALLNKGTLDGTRLLQPQTVEALIARHRTGMYDHTFRHNIDWCLGFIPNNNIYGWETLPYGYGPHAGARAFGHGGHQTSVGMADPDNGLAIVLIFNGAPGDARHNARIRATMGAIYEDLGLAPDAVTDARSPA